From the Daucus carota subsp. sativus chromosome 8, DH1 v3.0, whole genome shotgun sequence genome, one window contains:
- the LOC108198894 gene encoding 5-OH-xanthotoxin synthase, producing MASSIHLFLVGVVPLLLMLVLLKLLQNHRSKLPHPPGPWGLPFIGNLHQLDVSVLPHQLRTFSQEYGPIFYLRLGCLPALVVSSHETAKQFLKNHDLIFCSRPDFLGSKTLSYNGSDVVFAPYSEYWKEMRKILTVHVFSSSRIRSFRSIREEEVFQMIEVISKKASENEVLNLSDMMMPLTSTITCRLAFGKKFDKAQVKRFEGLVKGIGVAMATFYFSDHFPLFGWLDRLTGSAARLERSFGDMDLFYQELIDEHFSPNRPSSMEGDVIDILLQLKRDGQISSIDFTSNNIKAVIMNLFFGGTDTTANTIVWMMTSLIKNPKAMRRAQEEVRNVMHGKEIISEEDIQNVKLPYLEAVIKETLRMYPVIAMIPRESLDRVVINGYEIKPNTIVYVNLLAIHRDPQLWKNPDDFLPERFLDNDIQYKGQDFEYIPFGSGRRICPGMNMAIVTLELVVSNLLYCFDWELPPGMKEEDIDTQDGYVDVHGITFNKKYPLCLLPKNYC from the exons ATGGCATCATCAATTCATCTCTTTCTTGTCGGTGTTGTGCCTCTACTACTAATGCTTGTTCTTCTCAAACTTCTCCAAAACCATAGATCAAAACTTCCACATCCACCAGGTCCATGGGGACTTCCGTTCATCGGAAACTTGCACCAGCTTGATGTCTCCGTCCTTCCACACCAACTACGAACATTTTCGCAAGAATATGGCCCAATCTTCTACCTCAGGCTTGGGTGTTTACCAGCTCTTGTAGTCTCTTCACACGAAACGGCTAAACAATTCTTGAAAAATCATGACTTAATCTTCTGCAGCAGGCCCGACTTCTTGGGCTCGAAAACACTTTCGTACAATGGCAGTGATGTAGTTTTCGCTCCATACAGTGAGTATTGGAAGGAAATGAGAAAGATTCTTACGGTTCATGTGTTTAGTTCGAGCAGAATACGTTCCTTCCGTTCAATTCGAGAAGAAGAAGTTTTTCAGATGATTGAAGTGATTTCCAAGAAGGCCTCAGAGAATGAAGTCTTGAATTTAAGTGACATGATGATGCCACTTACAAGCACTATAACTTGTAGACTTGCTTTCGGGAAGAAGTTCGATAAGGCTCAAGTGAAAAGATTTGAGGGGTTAGTTAAGGGAATAGGTGTTGCTATGGCGACCTTTTACTTTTCGGACCATTTTCCTCTGTTTGGATGGCTGGATAGGTTAACTGGCTCTGCTGCGCGGCTGGAAAGAAGTTTCGGTGACATGGATCTGTTCTACCAAGAACTCATCGACGAACATTTCAGCCCAAATAGGCCTAGCTCAATGGAGGGTGATGTTATTGACATCTTACTTCAGTTGAAAAGAGATGGTCAGATTTCTTCAATAGATTTCACCTCTAATAACATCAAAGCAGTTATAATG AATCTTTTTTTTGGTGGCACCGACACAACAGCCAACACAATAGTATGGATGATGACAAGCCTGATAAAGAACCCGAAAGCTATGCGCAGAGCACAAGAAGAAGTGAGGAATGTGATGCATGGAAAAGAAATAATATCTGAAGAAGACATACAAAATGTGAAGCTTCCTTATCTAGAAGCAGTTATCAAAGAGACTTTGAGAATGTACCCCGTTATTGCAATGATTCCAAGGGAATCATTGGACAGGGTGGTTATAAATGGATACGAAATCAAACCTAACACTATCGTTTATGTGAATCTTCTGGCTATTCATAGGGATCCCCAGCTTTGGAAAAATCCGGATGACTTTTTGCCGGAGAGATTCCTGGACAATGACATTCAGTACAAAGGACAAGATTTCGAATATATTCCGTTTGGAAGTGGTCGCCGAATTTGCCCCGGAATGAATATGGCCATTGTGACCCTGGAGCTTGTTGTTTCAAATCTTCTGTATTGTTTTGACTGGGAGCTGCCTCCAGGAATGAAGGAGGAAGACATAGATACTCAAGATGGCTATGTTGACGTCCATGGTATAacattcaataagaaatatccCCTTTGCCTGCTACCGAAAAATTATTGCTAG
- the LOC108198922 gene encoding umbelliferone 6-dimethylallyltransferase, chloroplastic, with protein sequence MNLNLSRSITKIRPPCPKLRPPHFLSPSSWSICSKIVYENQAHTLREVSSVHKRTRNKNKIGQTFCATLKDESVPEPKEDNNKVTAQSDIWRKWDVFRRFCRLHSVTGTVTGIVSISLLPLTSFGDLSPAFVLGILQSVLPFAFINIYVGTLNQLTDLGIDKINKPHYVLVSGEYSMGQGKAITAAIGIMGLGTAIMFGSPPLLYGAIIHFLVGTAYSVELPYLRWKTNPFLAALSIGLHTFYFQLPVFSHIQKYVLGRPLVHPKSFYFVLIFFSLFATVLGVFKDIPDVAGDEAFGNQTYSVRHGKKKVFVICISVLLINYGFAVVSGAVLSSLLLSKLVTVVGHCTLASLLWRRAKSLDLDDDSAVESLYMFLWKLFTAEYALIQFIR encoded by the exons ATGAATCTAAATCTATCCAGAAGTATTACTAAGATCAGACCACCATGCCCCAAACTGAGGCCGCCTCATTTTCTTTCTCCCTCAAGTTGGTCTATATGCTCCAAGATAGTCTACGAGAATCAAGCACATACTCTACGAGAAG TCAGCAGTGTTCACAAGCGAACacgaaacaaaaacaaaattggACAGACTTTTTGTGCAACTCTAAAAGATGAATCTGTACCGGAGCCAAAAGAAGATAATAACAAAGTAACAGCACAGAGTGATATATGGAGGAAATGGGATGTATTTCGCAGGTTTTGTCGTCTGCACAGTGTTACTGGCACG GTTACTGGCATAGTTTCGATATCACTACTGCCTTTGACTTCATTCGGAGATCTGTCACCTGCATTTGTTCTAGGAATCCTACAG TCAGTGCTCCCATTCGCTTTCATAAACATCTATGTGGGTACACTAAATCAGTTAACTGATCTCGGGATAGACAAA ATAAACAAGCCCCATTATGTACTGGTTTCCGGAGAATATAGCATGGGACAAGGAAAGGCTATTACCGCTGCAATTGGAATCATG GGCCTTGGTACGGCAATCATGTTCGGATCCCCTCCATTACTTTATGGAGCTATTATACATTTTTTAGTTGGGACCGCATACTCTGTCGAG CTACCATATCTGAGATGGAAAACCAATCCATTCCTTGCCGCATTAAGTATCGGTCTACATACATTCTATTTCCAGCTTCCTGTCTTCTCTCACATCCAG AAATATGTGCTCGGTAGACCATTAGTTCACCCCAAGTCCTTCTACTTTGTTCTCATTTTCTTCTCGTTGTTTGCCACGGTTCTTGGAGTGTTCAAG GACATACCAGATGTAGCAGGTGATGAAGCATTTGGCAACCAAACATACAGTGTCAGGCATGGGAAAAAGAAG GTCTTCGTAATTTGTATTTCGGTTCTGCTAATTAACTATGGGTTTGCTGTGGTGAGCGGAGCCGTGTTATCATCACTTCTACTAAGCAAACTTGTGACA gtagtAGGTCATTGTACACTTGCTTCCTTACTCTGGCGTCGGGCTAAATCTCTTGATCTTGATGATGATTCTGCAGTTGAGTCACTTTACATGTTTTTGTGGAAG CTGTTTACCGCAGAGTATGCATTAATTCAGTTTATACGCTGA